In Capillimicrobium parvum, a genomic segment contains:
- a CDS encoding vWA domain-containing protein: MSETATLDLPAFAAAFGRELHDAGVNAGAERCTRFAEALALLDPLDRDRVYRAARAVFVSDPSQLSAFDAVFSHVFDGWADPMDAVRGHPGVRTAPGDAKNPRERHTSDETAQAPPGTQPRRSPQAVPAEPEADDEDAESDDEATLAVASARERLSHREFDELDDTELAAVRRLMRELRLAPPPRRRRRTERHRHHGRPDPRATLRRAHRTGGDPVRIVRRRRRVETRRLVLLCDISGSMESYARAYLQLLESAVGGAEAEAFTFATRLTRVTRALRGRDHAAALRRAAAAAPDWSGGTRIGEALRTFNQRYGRRGLARGAVIVILSDGWERGDPELVGREMERLRRLAHRIVWVNPRAAAAGFEPLAGGMAAALPHCDAMVSGHSLAALDEVVDAIGAP; this comes from the coding sequence ATGAGTGAGACGGCGACGCTCGACCTCCCCGCCTTCGCCGCCGCCTTCGGGCGCGAGCTGCACGATGCGGGCGTGAACGCGGGCGCCGAGCGCTGCACGCGGTTCGCCGAGGCGCTCGCGCTGCTGGACCCGCTGGATCGCGACCGCGTGTACCGGGCCGCGCGCGCCGTGTTCGTCAGCGACCCGTCGCAGCTGTCGGCGTTCGACGCCGTCTTCTCCCACGTCTTCGACGGCTGGGCCGATCCGATGGACGCCGTGCGCGGCCATCCCGGCGTGCGCACCGCGCCGGGCGACGCGAAGAACCCGCGCGAGCGCCACACCAGCGACGAGACGGCCCAGGCGCCCCCGGGGACGCAGCCGCGCCGGTCGCCCCAGGCGGTCCCGGCCGAGCCGGAGGCCGACGACGAGGATGCCGAGAGCGACGACGAGGCGACGCTGGCGGTGGCCAGCGCGCGCGAGCGCCTGTCGCACCGCGAGTTCGACGAGCTCGACGACACGGAGCTCGCCGCCGTGCGCCGGCTCATGCGCGAGCTGCGCCTCGCACCGCCCCCGCGCCGGCGCCGCCGCACCGAGCGCCACCGCCACCACGGCCGGCCCGACCCGCGCGCGACGCTGCGCCGCGCGCACCGCACGGGCGGCGACCCGGTGCGCATCGTGCGCCGCCGCCGGCGCGTCGAGACGCGCCGGCTCGTGCTGCTGTGCGACATCTCGGGGTCGATGGAGTCCTACGCCCGCGCCTACCTGCAGCTGCTGGAGAGCGCGGTCGGCGGCGCGGAGGCCGAGGCGTTCACGTTCGCCACCCGCCTGACGCGGGTCACCCGCGCGCTGCGCGGGCGCGACCACGCCGCGGCGCTCAGGCGCGCCGCCGCCGCGGCCCCTGACTGGTCGGGCGGCACGCGCATCGGCGAGGCGCTGCGCACCTTCAACCAGCGCTACGGCCGCCGCGGCCTGGCCCGCGGCGCGGTGATCGTGATCCTGTCCGACGGCTGGGAGCGCGGCGACCCCGAGCTCGTCGGCCGCGAGATGGAGCGCCTGCGCCGGCTCGCGCACCGCATCGTGTGGGTCAACCCGCGGGCCGCCGCCGCCGGCTTCGAGCCGCTCGCCGGCGGCATGGCGGCCGCGCTGCCCCATTGCGATGCGATGGTCAGCGGGCATAGCCTGGCCGCACTCGACGAGGTCGTCGACGCGATCGGCGCACCATGA
- a CDS encoding SRPBCC family protein: MKFENTFDVKAPIDEVYAAMLDVERVAPCVPGAQVLEQTSDDSYKVSIKVKLGPIQMTYRGDVEIVDRDEAGHRAVMRARAREARGQGTADATVEMTLTQAGDGTHGDITSDVALSGKAASMGRGIIQDVSGKLIDQFSSNLAAMLEGGPPEEDATTAEMPAAAAPSAPQAAGATAAEAAQADAADEAGAGAGAAAGAVPPPPPPPRTPAPEPEPLDAGNIAGAVIASRLRDPKTVAGLAVIVLVILWLLRRRR; encoded by the coding sequence ATGAAGTTCGAGAACACGTTCGACGTCAAGGCGCCGATCGACGAGGTCTACGCGGCGATGCTGGACGTCGAACGCGTCGCCCCGTGCGTGCCGGGCGCACAGGTGCTCGAGCAGACGAGCGACGACAGCTACAAGGTCTCCATCAAGGTCAAGCTCGGGCCGATCCAGATGACCTATCGCGGCGACGTCGAGATCGTCGACCGCGACGAGGCCGGCCACCGCGCCGTCATGCGCGCCCGCGCCCGCGAGGCCCGCGGCCAGGGCACGGCGGACGCGACGGTCGAGATGACGCTCACGCAGGCGGGCGACGGCACGCACGGCGACATCACGTCCGACGTGGCGCTGAGCGGCAAGGCGGCGTCGATGGGCCGCGGGATCATCCAGGACGTCTCGGGCAAGCTCATCGACCAGTTCTCGTCCAACCTGGCGGCGATGCTCGAGGGCGGGCCCCCCGAAGAGGACGCCACGACGGCGGAGATGCCGGCGGCCGCGGCGCCGTCGGCGCCGCAGGCCGCGGGCGCGACCGCGGCTGAGGCGGCCCAGGCCGATGCCGCGGACGAGGCCGGCGCGGGCGCCGGGGCCGCGGCGGGCGCCGTGCCGCCGCCCCCGCCGCCGCCGCGCACGCCGGCCCCGGAGCCCGAGCCGCTCGACGCCGGCAACATCGCCGGCGCTGTCATCGCGAGCCGTCTGCGCGACCCGAAGACGGTCGCGGGCCTCGCCGTGATCGTCCTCGTGATCCTCTGGCTGCTACGCCGCCGGCGTTAG
- the styA gene encoding styrene monooxygenase subunit StyA has product MGEGIGIVGSGIAGLHLGLFLRGHDVPVTIYTDRTADQVAGGRLPNTVGHHHHTLERERALGVHHWDANEYGYVCHHHYVGGEQPLRFRGDFAHPSSVIDYRLYLPRLMEDFESRGGEIVIEQVAAEDVDRLSQRHDLMVVASGRGSLQSMFARRPEQSPYDRPQRRLSAGIYAGVAYSEPKGVNIHFSPGHGELLELPIFSHQGFGTALLFENVPGGDLEVLADTRFEDDPAAFNRLVLEKLRAHYPMVVERLDESEFGLWGERDILQGALTPTVREDYVRLDGGGYAIAVGDVHTVVDPMMGQGANSASYSAWTLGEAIVSDHVYDERFCRRAAREREGLVLGVSDWTNLMLNPPPHVLEFIGAMSQDKALCDEFTSNFNDPEKQVDVLCTPERTRAYLARWAAGLTPAA; this is encoded by the coding sequence ATGGGTGAAGGGATCGGGATCGTCGGCTCCGGGATCGCAGGACTGCACCTCGGGCTGTTCCTGCGCGGGCACGACGTGCCGGTGACGATCTACACGGACAGGACCGCCGACCAGGTCGCGGGCGGGCGGCTGCCGAACACCGTCGGCCACCACCACCACACGCTCGAGCGCGAGCGCGCGCTCGGCGTCCACCACTGGGACGCGAACGAGTACGGCTACGTCTGCCACCACCACTACGTCGGCGGCGAGCAGCCGCTGCGCTTCCGGGGCGACTTCGCCCACCCGTCCTCGGTGATCGACTACCGGCTCTACCTGCCCAGGCTCATGGAGGACTTCGAGTCGCGCGGCGGCGAGATCGTCATCGAGCAGGTGGCCGCCGAGGACGTCGACCGGCTGTCCCAGCGCCACGACCTCATGGTCGTCGCGTCGGGCCGCGGGTCGCTTCAGTCGATGTTCGCCCGCCGGCCGGAGCAGTCCCCGTACGACCGCCCGCAGCGGCGCCTGAGCGCCGGGATCTACGCCGGCGTCGCCTACTCCGAGCCGAAGGGCGTGAACATCCACTTCTCGCCCGGCCATGGCGAGCTGCTCGAGCTGCCGATCTTCTCCCACCAGGGGTTCGGCACCGCGCTGCTGTTCGAGAACGTCCCCGGCGGCGACCTCGAGGTCCTCGCCGACACGCGCTTCGAGGACGATCCGGCCGCGTTCAACCGCCTCGTCCTCGAGAAGCTGCGTGCGCACTACCCGATGGTGGTCGAACGGCTCGACGAGTCCGAGTTCGGGCTGTGGGGCGAGCGCGACATCCTGCAGGGCGCGCTGACGCCGACGGTCCGCGAGGACTACGTGCGCCTCGACGGCGGGGGCTACGCGATCGCCGTCGGCGACGTCCACACCGTGGTCGACCCGATGATGGGCCAGGGCGCGAACTCGGCCTCGTACTCCGCGTGGACGCTCGGCGAGGCGATCGTCTCCGACCACGTCTACGACGAGCGCTTCTGCCGCCGGGCGGCGCGCGAGCGCGAGGGGCTCGTCCTCGGCGTCTCGGACTGGACGAACCTCATGCTCAACCCGCCGCCGCACGTGCTCGAGTTCATCGGGGCGATGTCGCAGGACAAGGCGCTCTGCGACGAGTTCACCTCGAACTTCAACGATCCCGAGAAGCAGGTCGACGTGCTCTGTACGCCCGAGCGCACCCGGGCGTACCTGGCACGGTGGGCCGCGGGCCTAACGCCGGCGGCGTAG
- a CDS encoding LysR family transcriptional regulator: MVELRDLRSFQAVATDLHFGRAAERVGVSQPTLSRHIRRLEDELGVVLLHRTSRRVGLTDAGRSLATTLPAALRQLDRALAEARSGESGGWEV; this comes from the coding sequence ATGGTGGAGCTGCGCGACCTGCGCTCGTTCCAGGCGGTTGCGACCGACCTGCACTTCGGGCGCGCCGCCGAGCGCGTCGGCGTCTCGCAGCCGACGCTGAGCCGGCACATCCGCCGCCTCGAGGACGAGCTCGGGGTCGTGCTGCTGCACCGCACGAGCCGCCGCGTCGGGCTCACCGACGCCGGCCGCTCGCTCGCCACGACGCTGCCCGCCGCGCTGCGCCAGCTCGACCGCGCGCTGGCCGAGGCGCGCAGCGGCGAGAGCGGCGGCTGGGAGGTCTGA
- a CDS encoding PPOX class F420-dependent oxidoreductase, with product MDAQVRELFGEGRNFPTLATLMTDGSPHAISIWSGVEGDRVVFFTGRQSLKGRNIARDPHVALSVVDFENPYRTARVRGEVVETLDGDAAMEVVDRISQRYVGTDFPLRDSTLYFVEIHRESFEELPFEHA from the coding sequence ATGGACGCACAGGTGCGCGAGCTCTTCGGTGAGGGCCGCAACTTCCCCACGCTGGCGACCCTCATGACCGACGGCTCGCCCCACGCGATCTCGATCTGGAGCGGGGTGGAGGGCGACCGGGTCGTCTTCTTCACGGGCCGACAGTCGCTCAAGGGGCGCAACATCGCCCGCGATCCCCACGTCGCCCTCTCGGTCGTCGACTTCGAGAACCCCTACCGCACCGCGCGCGTGCGCGGCGAGGTGGTCGAGACGCTGGACGGCGACGCCGCGATGGAGGTCGTCGACCGCATCAGCCAGCGGTACGTCGGCACCGACTTCCCGTTGCGCGACTCGACGCTCTACTTCGTCGAGATCCACCGGGAGTCGTTCGAGGAGCTCCCCTTCGAGCACGCGTAG
- a CDS encoding MerR family transcriptional regulator, with the protein MNADGLLKMSELAERSGVSAGTIKHYLREGLLGGGDDVVRTSRNMAYYPPEFVDRIRLIKRLQEERFMPLKVIAHVMGDDPERMAALVALEDRILERAVSAREGDRISRADATRSYDLPDAVLDRLQEIGVLSPTSRGYDGDDVAIIEAISRFRAGGYDEALGFTVYDTLRYQEALEPLVREEVRILLERLAGEVSVERAADIIASGAEPLRELIGAMHSKLLLAELRRQHGER; encoded by the coding sequence ATGAACGCCGACGGGCTGCTGAAGATGTCCGAGTTGGCCGAGCGCTCCGGGGTCAGCGCGGGGACGATCAAGCACTACCTGCGCGAGGGGCTGCTCGGCGGCGGCGACGACGTCGTGCGGACGTCGCGCAACATGGCGTACTACCCGCCGGAGTTCGTCGACCGGATCCGGCTCATCAAGCGCCTGCAGGAGGAGCGCTTCATGCCGCTGAAGGTCATCGCCCACGTCATGGGCGACGACCCCGAGCGGATGGCGGCGCTCGTCGCGCTCGAGGACCGCATCCTCGAGCGCGCCGTCTCGGCGCGCGAAGGCGACCGGATCTCCCGGGCGGACGCCACGCGCAGCTACGACCTGCCCGACGCCGTGCTCGACCGTCTGCAGGAGATCGGCGTGCTGTCGCCGACCAGCCGCGGCTACGACGGCGACGACGTCGCGATCATCGAGGCGATCTCGCGCTTCCGCGCGGGCGGCTATGACGAGGCGCTCGGCTTCACCGTCTACGACACGCTGCGCTACCAGGAGGCGCTCGAGCCCCTCGTGCGCGAGGAGGTCCGCATCCTGCTCGAGCGGCTCGCCGGCGAGGTCAGCGTCGAGCGCGCGGCGGACATCATCGCCTCGGGGGCCGAGCCCCTGCGCGAGCTCATCGGCGCCATGCACTCCAAGCTCCTGCTGGCGGAGTTGCGACGCCAGCATGGGGAGCGTTAG
- a CDS encoding CaiB/BaiF CoA transferase family protein — protein sequence MSGGLPLDGIRVLDLSRLLPGGFCSLLLADFGADVIKVEDTGLGDYVRWAEPKVPGAEPTASSALFLALNRNKRSIRIDLKTDAGRDVLLRLARHADVLLESFRPDVLDRLGVGYERLREVNPGLVYCAISGYGRDGPYRERSGHDMNYLGLVGLLGLSGEHDGPPMQAAGQIADLGGGALMAAFGILAALRERDRSGVGQLVDVSMADGALSWLAMVAAKYFASGEVPRRGDLELAGRLVCYRPYACADGWVTLAALEPKFWAAWCRGVGREDLVAHQFDAPGSTAHAEVEAIFRRRTRAEWSAFASDHDCCLEPVLELDEALDSELVAAREMVVELDQPGAQEPVRLLGVPVKLSRTPGDANRLPGPGLGEQSEQLLREAGFVEDEIAALLASGAVAGPAQAPEGSFLG from the coding sequence ATGAGCGGCGGACTCCCGCTCGACGGCATCCGCGTCCTCGACCTCTCGCGGCTGCTGCCGGGCGGCTTCTGCTCGCTGCTCCTGGCCGACTTCGGCGCCGACGTGATCAAGGTGGAGGACACGGGCCTCGGCGACTACGTGCGCTGGGCCGAGCCGAAGGTCCCCGGCGCCGAGCCGACGGCGTCGAGCGCGCTGTTCCTGGCACTGAACCGCAACAAGCGCTCGATCCGCATCGACCTCAAGACGGACGCCGGGCGCGACGTGCTGCTGCGCCTCGCCCGCCACGCGGACGTGCTGCTCGAGTCGTTCCGGCCCGACGTGCTCGACCGCCTCGGCGTCGGCTACGAGCGCCTGCGCGAGGTCAACCCGGGCCTCGTGTACTGCGCGATCAGCGGCTACGGCCGGGACGGGCCGTACCGCGAGCGCTCCGGGCACGACATGAACTACCTCGGCCTCGTCGGCCTGCTCGGCCTCAGCGGCGAGCACGACGGGCCCCCCATGCAGGCGGCGGGCCAGATCGCCGACCTCGGCGGCGGGGCGCTCATGGCCGCGTTCGGCATCCTCGCCGCGCTGCGCGAGCGCGACCGCTCGGGCGTGGGGCAGCTCGTCGACGTGTCGATGGCCGACGGCGCGCTGTCGTGGCTGGCGATGGTCGCGGCGAAGTACTTCGCGTCCGGCGAGGTGCCTCGGCGCGGCGACCTCGAGCTCGCCGGACGGCTCGTCTGCTACCGGCCCTACGCGTGCGCCGACGGCTGGGTCACGCTCGCCGCGCTGGAGCCGAAGTTCTGGGCCGCGTGGTGTCGCGGCGTCGGCCGGGAGGATCTCGTCGCCCACCAGTTCGACGCCCCCGGATCCACCGCGCACGCGGAGGTCGAGGCGATCTTCCGCCGCCGCACCCGCGCCGAGTGGTCGGCGTTCGCGTCCGACCACGACTGCTGCCTGGAGCCGGTGCTCGAGCTCGACGAGGCGCTGGACTCCGAGCTGGTCGCGGCGCGCGAGATGGTGGTCGAGCTCGACCAGCCGGGGGCGCAGGAGCCGGTGCGCCTGCTGGGCGTGCCGGTCAAGCTGTCGCGCACGCCGGGCGACGCGAACCGCCTGCCCGGGCCGGGCCTGGGCGAGCAGAGCGAGCAGCTGCTGCGCGAGGCCGGGTTCGTCGAGGACGAGATCGCGGCGCTGCTGGCGTCCGGCGCGGTGGCCGGCCCCGCGCAGGCGCCGGAGGGCTCGTTCCTCGGATGA
- a CDS encoding BKACE family enzyme, translating into MSLDDPVIITCSISGALANREQCPAIPYTPAEYAAEARRIVDEGGAMIHIHARRPDGTPSYEVEDFRAITEAIRAETPDVIVNYSTGALGVPVAKRVAYLRELRPDVAALNMGSMNYAKYSSRRKDFVFQTVFTNPFDEIIELLRAMNEAGIKPEHECFDVGHVGSLAPLVDMGVLHPPLHVSAVMGITGGVPPTARNLATMADNVPAGSHWGVIGISRAQWMLVAAALTLGGSIRVGLEDNFYLPDGSMARSNGDLIAKARQMTEDVGRRPATIAEARVQLGLSERVAIA; encoded by the coding sequence TTGAGCCTCGACGACCCGGTCATCATCACCTGCTCGATCTCCGGCGCCCTCGCCAACCGCGAGCAGTGCCCGGCGATCCCGTACACGCCGGCCGAGTACGCGGCCGAGGCGCGCCGCATCGTCGACGAGGGCGGCGCGATGATCCACATCCACGCCCGCCGGCCGGACGGCACGCCCAGCTACGAGGTCGAGGACTTCCGCGCGATCACCGAGGCGATCCGCGCCGAGACGCCGGACGTGATCGTCAACTACTCGACCGGCGCGCTCGGCGTCCCGGTCGCCAAGCGCGTCGCCTACCTGCGCGAGCTGCGTCCCGACGTCGCCGCGCTGAACATGGGCTCGATGAACTACGCGAAGTACTCGTCGCGGCGCAAGGACTTCGTGTTCCAGACCGTGTTCACGAACCCGTTCGACGAGATCATCGAGCTCCTGCGGGCGATGAACGAGGCCGGGATCAAGCCCGAGCACGAGTGCTTCGACGTCGGGCACGTCGGCTCGCTGGCGCCGCTCGTGGACATGGGCGTGCTGCACCCCCCGCTGCACGTGTCCGCGGTGATGGGGATCACCGGCGGCGTGCCGCCCACCGCGCGCAACCTCGCGACTATGGCCGACAACGTGCCCGCCGGTTCGCACTGGGGCGTCATCGGCATCTCCCGCGCGCAGTGGATGCTCGTCGCCGCCGCCCTGACGCTCGGCGGCTCGATCCGGGTCGGCCTCGAGGACAACTTCTACCTCCCCGACGGCAGCATGGCGCGATCGAACGGCGACCTGATCGCCAAGGCGCGCCAGATGACCGAGGACGTCGGCCGGCGGCCCGCCACGATCGCCGAGGCGCGCGTCCAGCTCGGGCTGTCCGAGCGGGTGGCGATCGCATGA
- a CDS encoding DUF4337 domain-containing protein, with amino-acid sequence MDAKDSIEHFDTAQAHASHLHGGAHPHLVRNAAVLVAILAAFLALATFLSNEAVKEVITGETKAADASARLEANDVKTTVAENDATLLKVLASDNPGERRAAEQAAALEERVVAHYAPIDKELEHQIAEHQYERDHADERHLLFEVSAVGLQIAIVLASISIIARRQWLLGGGAGLGMAAAGVLVAGLLA; translated from the coding sequence ATGGACGCCAAGGACTCGATCGAGCACTTCGACACCGCCCAGGCGCACGCATCGCACCTGCACGGTGGCGCCCACCCGCACCTCGTGCGCAACGCGGCGGTCCTCGTCGCGATCCTCGCGGCCTTCCTCGCGCTGGCGACCTTCCTCTCCAACGAGGCGGTCAAGGAGGTCATCACCGGCGAGACGAAGGCCGCCGACGCGTCCGCTCGCCTCGAGGCCAACGACGTCAAGACGACGGTGGCCGAGAACGACGCGACCCTCCTGAAGGTCCTGGCCTCCGACAACCCGGGCGAACGCCGCGCCGCGGAGCAGGCCGCCGCGCTCGAGGAGCGCGTCGTCGCGCACTACGCGCCGATCGACAAGGAGCTCGAGCACCAGATCGCCGAGCACCAGTACGAGCGCGACCACGCCGACGAGCGCCACCTGCTCTTCGAGGTCTCGGCGGTCGGGCTGCAGATCGCGATCGTGCTCGCCTCGATCTCGATCATCGCCCGCCGGCAGTGGCTGCTGGGCGGCGGCGCCGGCCTGGGCATGGCCGCGGCCGGCGTGCTGGTCGCCGGCCTGCTCGCCTGA
- a CDS encoding acyl-CoA carboxylase subunit beta, with protein MTGTTGRTSILRPLVEELAERRAHARLGGGEERIARQHEKGALTARERIDLLVDEGTFTELGIHAGIHYSVRGLEDKEAPADGVITGYGKVDGRMAAIAAYDFTVMAGSMGMSGEIKVTRLRELALTKRMPMVWLLDSAGARIQEAVGSLFAGSGHLFREEVVASGVIPQVAALLGPCAAGTAYIPGLADFVPMVKGRGSMALAGPHLVRAAVGEDVTQEELGGSRVHCRKSGVGDLEVADDQECIARIREYLSYFPSHNEQAPPVRECTDPADRRDDGLLDVLPESNRKPYDMYEVIRRIVDHGEWLDLKPQWAKTIITCLARMGGRPVGIVANQPKQLGGILDNDSADKAARFVNLCNAYGIPLVFLMDVPGFMVGTKVEQAGIIRHGAKMLYAVANATVPKVTVVLRKAYGAGYYVMNGRAYEPDLIVAWPSAEISVMGAEGAVEIVFRKQVEAADDPAAMKQQLIENYRKVIDVYVPARSAMIDDVIDPRETRPTIVRALEMAETKRVQRPWKRNGVVPV; from the coding sequence ATGACCGGCACCACCGGCCGGACCTCGATCCTGCGCCCGCTCGTCGAGGAGCTCGCCGAGCGCCGCGCCCACGCCCGTCTCGGCGGCGGAGAGGAGCGCATCGCCCGTCAGCACGAGAAGGGCGCGCTCACCGCGCGCGAGCGCATCGACCTCCTCGTCGACGAGGGCACGTTCACCGAGCTCGGCATCCACGCCGGGATCCACTACTCGGTGCGCGGCCTGGAGGACAAGGAGGCGCCGGCGGACGGCGTCATCACCGGCTACGGCAAGGTCGACGGGCGGATGGCCGCGATCGCCGCCTACGACTTCACGGTGATGGCGGGCTCGATGGGCATGAGCGGCGAGATCAAGGTCACGCGGCTGCGCGAGCTCGCGCTGACGAAGCGCATGCCGATGGTCTGGCTGCTCGACTCGGCCGGCGCGCGCATCCAGGAGGCGGTCGGGTCGCTGTTCGCCGGCTCCGGGCACCTCTTCCGCGAGGAGGTCGTCGCGTCCGGCGTCATCCCGCAGGTCGCCGCGCTGCTCGGCCCGTGCGCGGCCGGCACCGCGTACATCCCCGGGCTGGCCGACTTCGTGCCGATGGTCAAGGGCCGGGGCAGCATGGCGCTCGCCGGCCCGCATCTCGTCCGCGCCGCGGTCGGCGAGGACGTCACCCAGGAGGAGCTCGGCGGCTCGCGCGTGCACTGCCGCAAGTCGGGCGTCGGCGACCTCGAGGTCGCCGACGACCAGGAGTGCATCGCCCGCATCAGGGAGTACCTGAGCTACTTCCCGTCGCACAACGAGCAGGCGCCGCCGGTCCGCGAGTGCACCGATCCGGCCGACCGCCGCGACGACGGTCTCCTCGACGTCCTGCCGGAGTCCAACCGCAAGCCCTACGACATGTACGAGGTCATCCGGCGCATCGTCGACCACGGCGAGTGGCTCGACCTCAAGCCGCAGTGGGCGAAGACGATCATCACGTGCCTGGCACGCATGGGGGGACGGCCGGTCGGCATCGTCGCCAACCAGCCCAAGCAGCTCGGCGGCATCCTCGACAACGACTCCGCCGACAAGGCGGCGCGCTTCGTCAACCTCTGCAACGCCTACGGGATCCCGCTCGTGTTCCTCATGGACGTGCCCGGCTTCATGGTCGGCACGAAGGTCGAGCAGGCGGGCATCATCCGCCACGGGGCGAAGATGCTCTACGCGGTCGCCAACGCGACGGTGCCGAAGGTCACCGTCGTGCTGCGCAAGGCCTACGGCGCCGGCTACTACGTCATGAACGGCCGCGCCTACGAGCCCGACCTCATCGTGGCGTGGCCGAGCGCGGAGATCAGCGTGATGGGCGCCGAGGGCGCGGTCGAGATCGTCTTTCGCAAGCAGGTCGAGGCGGCCGACGACCCGGCGGCGATGAAGCAGCAGCTCATCGAGAACTACCGCAAGGTCATCGACGTCTACGTCCCGGCCCGGAGCGCGATGATCGACGACGTCATCGACCCGCGCGAGACGCGCCCGACGATCGTCCGCGCCCTGGAGATGGCCGAGACCAAGCGCGTCCAGCGGCCGTGGAAGCGCAACGGGGTCGTGCCGGTCTGA
- a CDS encoding arginase family protein — protein MEGPLIAIPQPFTDRADVGRGTEELARMLGEPRILAPDVATVRAALQGRPVVISSECVVALATLPWLAQARPGTRVLWLDAHPDFNTPDTSPSGYAGGMPVAGATGMWDAGVQPAFPAEDIVFAGIRDIDPGEQMLLDGAGATVLRDVREAPAALGGDGAVFVHLDCDVIDGYPAAFPVPGGPTADEVRDVLAHVAARHEIAGVSVSAVAGPPDVAAAVIEPLLAP, from the coding sequence GTGGAAGGGCCGCTGATCGCGATTCCGCAGCCGTTCACGGACCGCGCGGACGTGGGCCGGGGGACCGAGGAGCTGGCGCGGATGCTGGGGGAGCCGCGGATCCTGGCGCCCGACGTCGCGACCGTCCGCGCGGCGCTGCAGGGCCGTCCGGTCGTGATCTCCAGCGAGTGCGTCGTCGCGCTGGCCACCCTGCCGTGGCTGGCCCAGGCGCGGCCCGGCACGCGCGTCCTGTGGCTCGATGCCCACCCGGACTTCAACACGCCCGACACGTCGCCGAGCGGATACGCCGGCGGCATGCCCGTGGCGGGCGCGACCGGGATGTGGGACGCCGGGGTGCAGCCCGCGTTCCCGGCCGAGGACATCGTCTTCGCCGGCATCCGCGACATCGACCCCGGCGAGCAGATGCTCCTCGACGGCGCCGGCGCCACGGTGCTGCGCGACGTCCGCGAGGCGCCCGCCGCCCTCGGCGGGGACGGCGCCGTCTTCGTCCACCTCGACTGCGACGTCATCGACGGCTATCCCGCCGCGTTCCCGGTTCCCGGCGGCCCGACCGCCGACGAGGTGCGCGACGTGCTGGCCCACGTCGCCGCACGGCACGAGATCGCCGGCGTCAGCGTCTCGGCCGTCGCCGGACCGCCCGACGTCGCCGCCGCCGTCATCGAACCCCTCCTCGCCCCATGA
- a CDS encoding enoyl-CoA hydratase/isomerase family protein, with protein MSKVLYATADRVATITLDDPDTRNALSAELLGELIDAFERARDDDDVRCVVLASSHERTFSSGANLGGFAADTPLVHRHEATARFVRLFSLVGELGKPSIVKAGGHVLAGALGVALACDLIVASESASFGTPEIGIGAFPFMIMALIYRNVPRKKTNELLLLGERIDAQEAERLGIVNKVVPDDELDAAVAEWAARLASRSPLVMRLGKDAMFRQQDMAFADALEYLRGQLTITQSTEDLVEGVTAFFEKREPQWKGR; from the coding sequence GTGAGCAAAGTCCTCTACGCGACCGCGGACCGCGTCGCCACGATCACCCTCGACGATCCGGACACGCGCAACGCACTGTCCGCCGAGCTCCTCGGCGAGCTCATCGACGCGTTCGAGCGCGCGCGAGACGACGACGACGTGCGCTGCGTCGTGCTCGCCTCCTCGCACGAGCGAACGTTCTCGAGCGGCGCGAACCTGGGCGGGTTCGCGGCCGACACGCCGCTCGTGCACCGCCACGAGGCCACCGCGCGGTTCGTGCGCCTGTTCAGCCTGGTCGGCGAGCTCGGCAAGCCGTCGATCGTCAAGGCCGGCGGTCACGTCCTCGCGGGCGCGCTCGGCGTCGCGCTCGCCTGCGACCTCATCGTCGCCTCCGAGAGCGCGAGCTTCGGGACGCCGGAGATCGGCATCGGAGCGTTCCCGTTCATGATCATGGCGCTGATCTACCGCAACGTCCCGCGCAAGAAGACCAACGAGCTCCTGCTGCTCGGCGAGCGGATCGACGCGCAGGAGGCCGAGCGCCTCGGGATCGTCAACAAGGTCGTGCCCGACGACGAGCTCGACGCCGCGGTGGCCGAATGGGCGGCCCGGCTCGCGAGCCGCTCGCCACTGGTCATGCGCCTCGGCAAGGACGCGATGTTCCGTCAGCAGGACATGGCGTTCGCCGACGCGCTCGAGTACCTGCGCGGGCAGCTCACGATCACGCAGTCGACGGAGGACCTCGTGGAGGGCGTCACCGCGTTCTTCGAGAAGCGGGAGCCGCAGTGGAAGGGCCGCTGA